The Neosynechococcus sphagnicola sy1 region AGGGCTAAATCAACCCCAAATTCATCAATGAAGATCAGATCTTGGGCTAGAATACCCCGCACTAACTGCCAAAACTCAAATCGCTTTGTTGAACTCGCTCAGTTCTTTCTCACGGGGATGCAGCGTTTTTTTAAGGGTCAAGTTCAGCTTCTGAAGCATCCGAAACATTGTCGTTATGCTGACTCGAACCCCAACTGCTTCGTCTAACAGATCACACAGTTCGCTCAAGGTGGCATCATTATTTGTCTCAACTAAGCCACTCAACACAGCCAGATGCTCAGCACTGAGTTTGCTGGGGGTTTGTTCTGTTCGCTGCTTCGGACGGATAGTCCCGGTCTCTCGATATTGCTTCGTTAGTTTGCGTACAAAGCTGTATGCTACATGAAACTGTTCGGCTAGCTTGCGTTGAGAGGTCTTCCCGTCTATGTATCTCTCAACTATTTTTCTCCGCAAGTCTTCAGAATATGGGCGCACGTTTATCTAGATTAACAGTGGATTCCTATATCTTACCTCGCCAGCCCTACTAGGCTGAAAAACGCTATAGTAGAGAGGTTATCTGTGAGTTGCAAAGATTGTGTGTCGATTTCAGGGGCATCGTTTGCGCAGCGTTGCCGCAGGCAATACCCCGCTCAATCGACGCTCCTATCCCTCCGCACCCACAAGGGGATGCGGTTTCCCGGAGATTTTTATGAACTTTCCTATTGCCAACTAACCTCTTGCGGGTCGATCAGAATCCATTTAGCCTGGATATCGAGTCTGCTGCAACGCCTGAACCAATTCAGGGGTGATCCATAAATTTGGGTCAGAAAACCTGACAAATGGTCTGTGTTCAGGCAATACTGGCAACAGTGATGGGGTTCTTAAAATAACCTTAAAACGTGACTGATATTTCTAGTTGGATAGAGATTGCTCATTCGTGCTGCTATGTTAAGGCATCTGTGTCAAAGTCTGAGTCTGTTTAGATATCAACCTTCGGGAGTCGCTGCTGGCAGCACCTGGCTCCCATTTTTTTTGCTCACATTTCTG contains the following coding sequences:
- a CDS encoding helix-turn-helix domain-containing protein, producing the protein MRPYSEDLRRKIVERYIDGKTSQRKLAEQFHVAYSFVRKLTKQYRETGTIRPKQRTEQTPSKLSAEHLAVLSGLVETNNDATLSELCDLLDEAVGVRVSITTMFRMLQKLNLTLKKTLHPREKELSEFNKAI